Part of the Mangifera indica cultivar Alphonso chromosome 4, CATAS_Mindica_2.1, whole genome shotgun sequence genome, CTACATTTCCAACAATACTAAAAACAGACTTAGAAGTAATAGTAGAGACTAGAATAGCAAGAATATCTCGAGCAATTCTCTACAAGGTTGGATATTTAGGCCTATTTAACTTTCACCAAATCAATATATCAAAGTCTGAACTCCTAGGTAAAAGTTGCTTCTCTAAATAACATTCTAATTCAGACTTTCTTAAGATAttacttgatttttatttaataaacacaTCAAAATCTACTAAGTACTCCTCATCGCCGCAAAAATTAGATTGAGAAGAAGATAACTTAAACAAAGTTTGACTTCTACTACTTATATGCTTagattgatatttataaaacaaatcatGATAATACTATTGAATTCTAATTAGTGCTTCAGAAAATGATTCACTTCATCAATCAGAAGTAGTGCTTTTTTGGGCTTTAGTTTATGACTTCTATCAATCCACATTTGTACTCGTTTTTAATGAATCATCTTAGCAATAATGCAATatctataatatgatattttcatcAATATGATTAAGATGTGATAGTACTATATACAATATTtacaaaaacttttatttatttgatacagTAATTGTGAATCTAATAATTATTCTCCTGATTTAATGGTTAATCAATACGAATGTGAATATCGGTCTACTAAAAggaaaaatctaatattttttaaggtaTGCAGAATAACTACTTTTCACTGTAGATTGgattaaacataattttctataatttaagtttgaaagtcTCTTCCTTGCATggtaaaattactaataaaatttgttaggtTATTTACAAAGTTAGTGACAAACACATTAAGATGAAGCAATTACAATTTGATGTGATTTCAATTCAACATGAACACATGGGATGATGTAAATATAATTAAGTTGGAGTCTTATGTAATTCAGTtagaatcaaattataattgatgtaatttcaatcataattttgaatttgaatgatttAATCAGTGTGATTGCGGAGTTGAGATTAACAAAAGTTATGGTTAAGAgtttgggttttaaaaaaaaaaaattttaacgaggattataaatgataaaattttaagttaataaaagaaaataaatttgtttgtattcgATGAAGGTGATACtgatattctaatattttatattttaaaaactaacaaaaatactTATTAAACTTATGATTGAAATTTGACGTAGACCAAATCTCTATTTCCTACCAAAGTTTTGGTGAAACGATGACTCATacttagtttaaaaaagttaatttttcactattttaaatttttatcaaaatttattaatttttttataaaattgttgaaaagtaaaaaaaataaaaataaaactaaacaacACTTTacctccaaaattttattatctaatttttatatcataattatagcaatttcaattaaaaataataaaaaattactactACAAATATAGTAAAGAGTGTCtctaatatataattgtatatttgagaaaaattgtaattttgaaagtgttaggagtgttaataaaattctaaagtaggttttatgaaattaaaaaaaaatttggggtgtttttgcaattgaaaattttcaatatgctttttaatagtttcaaaaatgataattatactctAAAGATCCAAACAAAATGTAATAACTTGGGGTTGTAATTTATTcagattacaaattattaaggGCTAGAGctatattttcaatatatatggGGTGAATAAATGTCCATTTACCCatagtaatattaaaagaaaaaaatttacattttataatattgcTTACAATCTAGTTTGATAGATGTGTTATAGTAAtcttaattatatctttattataatatttgaaaaaatgctataaattgttttttgacAATTAAAACAAACAGTTGATTTTGACCAATTAgtggaaaattgattttttcaaatttaatggtGAAAATTGTGATTCATCAAACGTTGGGTGGGCCATAGTATTTTGCCTTTTACATAAGGAAGAAAAGTgttgtttttaaagttaagggtGGAAAAAATAATGGGGCCAAAAAAGGGTGGGAAATTGTGTTTCtggcttttattttttaaaaataatcgaCACAGAGCGAGAGAGACTGGTTGGTAGCTATCGTTGTGGTTTGTTTCGTTTCGCTTGGTCGCCCCTTTCTTCTTTAAGGTACGAATACGATGTTCTGAAATTTACAGTTCTTCAAGAAAACTTAATTACGTTCAACATTGGGGAAGTGGATTAGTGGTTTGTGTTTCATACGTTACGAGCCAAATAGATTCTTGTTGTGAAATCTGTTGGTTTGTGTGATCGGTTGTTGTTTGATTGGACAGTTATTGATAAGTACGGGAATTTTGGTTTATGGCGACAGCCGGTGATGATGACGGCGATGCGGTGCTGAGTGACGTGGAAGGTGAGATCGATGTGAGAGATTCATCTGAAGAGGAGGTTTCCGTCGAGAGATATAGGGAAGTGCTTGCAGAGTTAAATCGCGAGAGGCAAGCGCGACAAGCGGCGGAAAATTCGACGTCTGAATTGAGTGAGAAATTCAATAGGTTGAAGGCCCTAGCACACGAGTCAATCAAGAGGCGAGATGAGTATGCGAGACAGAGAGACGAAGCATTGCGTGAGAAGGAAGAGGTTACCAGATTGAATGAGAAGTTGTCAACGGAAGTTTCCGAAGCTAATAATGCCAAAGATGAGATTTTGAAGCAGTTAGATGAAATGACGAAAGCAAGAGATGGATTAAAATCGGAAATTGAGAATTCTGCTCACATGTTAGTGACAGGAATTGATAAAATATCAGGTAAAGTTAGTAATTTTAAGAATTTCTCGGCCAATGGATTGCCCAGGTCACAGAAATATACTGGCTTGCCAGCAGTTGCTTATGGGATCATAAAGAAAACGAACGAGATTGTAGAAGAGCTTGTTAAACAAATTGATTCAACTGCAAAGTCCAGGAATGACGTGAGAGAGCAGATGGAGCAGAGAAATTTTGAGATTGCCATTGAGGTTTCGGAGCTTGAAGCCACCATTAGTGGATTGAGAGAGGAGGTTGCAAAGAAAAGCAATATTATTGAGGGTTTGGAGAAGACtgtgaaagaaaaagatgagaagATTGCTGAGCTAGAAAATCAAGGTTTGGAGCTGAGGCAGTTAGTGGGTGAGTATGATGATAAGCTGAGGAATATTGAAACTAAAATGGAATCTCAGAGGCCTTTGTTGGTTGATCAGTTGAATTATGTATCCAAAATTCATGACCAAGcttataatgtgattaagttTGTTGATGATGGTAATATGGATCAATTTGAGCTGTCTGAGTCATTATTTCTACCACAGGAAACTGATATGGAAGAGAACATACGTGCTACGTTGGCAGGAATGGAGTCTATATATCAGTTAATGAGAATAGTGGGTCAGAAGACAAGGGATTTGGTAGAGGAGAAGAATCGtgagttgaagaatttgaatgAAACAGTAGGCCAATTGGTTAAGGAAAAAGAACATATTGGTTCATTGCTCAGGAGTGCTTTGTCAAAGAGGATCACAGTAGAtacatcttcaaaaacaaatgAGTTGTTTCAGGTAGCAGAGAATGGTTTAAGAGAATCTGGGATAGATTTTAAGTTCGGTAAGCTTCTAGACAGGAAGGTTCCAGCTTCTCCTAGTGAAGCTGTTATGGAGACTGAGGAGGATGAAATATACACTTTGGTGAGTTTTCCTTTGACTTACTTTATGAAGTGTGCTTTTTTCTTAGTTGTTGGTTGAATTCACTTTCTTAGCAGCATTTTGTCCTTAACAAGGTCCTAATGCATTTACCCAGGCTGGTGCTTTGGAGAATATTGTGAAGGAATCTCAACTGGAGATCATTGGGCTACAGCATTCAGTGGAAGAATTAAGGTACTTTCTGCTGTTTACAAACTCATAAAGCTGCTACTATCTCTAATCACATATGCTCATTCAACATTCACTGACCAGATATTATTCTGTTCTGGTTACTACTTCAATATTTTAAGGGCAGAGTCAAACTTACTTAAAGAACATGTGGAGTTTCAAGCCAAGGAGCTCAGCCATAGAATGCAACAAATAGAGGAACTCAAAGATAAGGAAAAAGTGGCAAATGAAAATGTAAGTACTGTCTTTTGTTGAATGTTGTAcaacaattaaatattactttttctaagTTGTGTTGATTGATTACTAGGTAAGCATTCTTGTGGAACCATTTGTTGAATGGTCAAATTACTAGAGAACTGTGCGTTTTCTATTACCTTGAGTTATGA contains:
- the LOC123213790 gene encoding paramyosin-like; the encoded protein is MATAGDDDGDAVLSDVEGEIDVRDSSEEEVSVERYREVLAELNRERQARQAAENSTSELSEKFNRLKALAHESIKRRDEYARQRDEALREKEEVTRLNEKLSTEVSEANNAKDEILKQLDEMTKARDGLKSEIENSAHMLVTGIDKISGKVSNFKNFSANGLPRSQKYTGLPAVAYGIIKKTNEIVEELVKQIDSTAKSRNDVREQMEQRNFEIAIEVSELEATISGLREEVAKKSNIIEGLEKTVKEKDEKIAELENQGLELRQLVGEYDDKLRNIETKMESQRPLLVDQLNYVSKIHDQAYNVIKFVDDGNMDQFELSESLFLPQETDMEENIRATLAGMESIYQLMRIVGQKTRDLVEEKNRELKNLNETVGQLVKEKEHIGSLLRSALSKRITVDTSSKTNELFQVAENGLRESGIDFKFGKLLDRKVPASPSEAVMETEEDEIYTLAGALENIVKESQLEIIGLQHSVEELRAESNLLKEHVEFQAKELSHRMQQIEELKDKEKVANENVEGLMLDIAAAEEEITRWKAAAEQEADAGKGVEQEFVSQLSGLKQELEEMKQALLESEKKLKFKEETAAAAMAARDAAEKSLRLADMRASRLRERVEELSRQLEEYETMEDSRGRNRPRYVCWPWQWLGMDFVGIRKPDSQQQTSNEMELSEPLV